The following coding sequences are from one Kwoniella bestiolae CBS 10118 chromosome 2, complete sequence window:
- a CDS encoding peptidyl-prolyl cis-trans isomerase-like 4 — MSVMLETSLGELVIDLEVDKCPRTCENFLKLCKIKYYALNAFFNVSKDFIAQTGDPTATGTGGESLSSYLYSQSPSSSRSKPDRYFAPEITNSLKHTSKGTVSMAVAPTNPPGCGSQFFITLADGIEYLDGKHAVFGHVIEGLDTLDKINEAFLDKEGRPLQDIRIRHVEILEDPFPDPSNLIPIPDSPLRPPDTFSSIRISDTEDLNATVPEEEQEEKRRNTAAASSALTLEMIGDLPFAAVRPPENILFVCKLNPVTADEDLELIFSRFGKILSCEIVRDKKSGDSLQYAFIEFDERESAEQAYFKMQNVLVDDRRIWVDFSQSVAKMSVSQAVSGGRGRGRGRGGGRGGYGGRGRDNGYGGGRDDKEERRYVASTPRDVRGTEGYGMVFDQQSSSGSGRRKSRSPKRHRDRSRSRDRDRDRHRDDRDRRERDRHGDRRDRDRDRDRDDRRDRERYRERSRDRHRDRDDRR, encoded by the exons ATGTCGGTCATGCTCGAGACCTCCCTTGGGGAGCTGGTGATCGATCTAGAGGTCGATAAATGTCCCAGGACATGCGAGAACTTCTTGAAGCTGTGTAAGATCAAGTACTACGCTTTGAATGCGTTCTTCAATG TCTCAAAAGACTTCATCGCCCAAACAGGTGACCCAACAGCAACAGGTACAGGCGGCgaatccctctcatcctacCTCTACTCTCAAagtccctcatcctcccgCTCCAAGCCAGATCGATATTTTGCACCTGAAATCACCAACTCTCTCAAACACACCTCAAAAGGTACCGTATCGATGGCAGTGGCACCGACAAACCCACCAGGGTGCGGATCTCAGTTCTTCATCACTCTGGCAGATGGGATAGAGTATTTGGATGGGAAACACGCGGTCTTTGGACATGTGATAGAGGGGTTGGATACGCTCGATAAGATAAATGAGGCGTTTTTGGATAAGGAAGGAAGACCATTGCAGGATATCAGAATAAGGCATGTTGAGATATTAG AGGACCCATTCCCCgacccatccaacctcatccccatccccgaCTCCCCCCTCCGCCCACCCGACACATTCTCATCAATCCGAATAAGCGATACCGAAGACCTCAACGCCACCGtcccagaggaagaacaggaagagaaACGGCGAAATACCGCTGCGGCCTCTTCGGCCCTCACGTTGGAGATGATAGGTGACCTGCCATTCGCTGCTGTGAGACCGCCAGAGAATATCCTGTTTGTTTGCAAGCTTAATCCGGTCACTGCCGATGAAGATTTGGAATTGATCTTCTCGAGGTTCGGGAAGATTTTGAGTTGTGAGATTGTTAGGGATAAGAAGTCGGGGGATAGTTTGCAGTATGCTTTTATTGAGTTTGATGAGCGGGAGAGCGCTGAGCAG GCATACTTCAAGATGCAGAATGTCCTGGTAGACGACCGGAGAATATGGGTCGACTTCTCCCAATCGGTAGCTAAGATGAGTGTCTCCCAGGCTGTATCGGGCGGACGCGgtaggggaaggggaagaggtgggggacgaggagggtatggtgggcgagggagggataatgggtatggaggagggagagacgataaggaggagagaagataTGTCGCCTCTACACCTAGGGATGTGAGAGGGACAGAAGGGTATGGGATGGTATTTGATCAACAATCGTCAAGCGGGTctggaaggaggaagagtaggTCGCCGAAAAGACATAGGGacaggagtaggagtagggatcgagatagggatagacatagggatgatagagataggagggaaagggatagGCATGGGGAtagaagagatagagatagggatagggacAGGGATGATAGGCGAGATAGGGAGAGATACAGAGAAAGGAGTAGAGATAGAcatagggatagggatgataggAGGTAA